One Capricornis sumatraensis isolate serow.1 chromosome 8, serow.2, whole genome shotgun sequence genomic region harbors:
- the LOC138084719 gene encoding transmembrane protein 203-like has translation MLFSLRELVQWLGFATFEIFVHLLALLVFSVLLALRVDGLAPGLSWWNVFVPFFAADGLSTYFTTIVSVRLFQDGEKRLAVLRLFWVLTVLSLKFVFEMLLCQKLVEQMRELWFGLITSPAFILLQLLMIRACRVN, from the coding sequence ATGCTCTTCTCGCTCCGGGAGCTGGTGCAGTGGCTGGGCTTCGCCACCTTCGAGATCTTCGTGCACCTGCTGGCCCTGTTGGTGTTCTCTGTGCTGCTAGCCCTGCGTGTGGACGGCCTGGCTCCTGGCCTCTCCTGGTGGAACGTCTTTGTGCCCTTCTTCGCTGCTGACGGGCTCAGCACCTACTTCACCACCATCGTCTCCGTGCGACTCTTCCAGGATGGAGAGAAGCGGCTGGCCGTGCTCCGCCTTTTCTGGGTCCTCACAGTACTCAGCCTCAAGTTCGTCTTCGAGATGCTGTTGTGCCAGAAGTTGGTGGAGCAAATGCGAGAGCTTTGGTTCGGCCTGATCACGTCTCCGGCCTTCATTCTCCTGCAGCTGCTCATGATCCGCGCCTGCCGGGTCAACTAG